One genomic region from Fictibacillus marinisediminis encodes:
- a CDS encoding 50S ribosomal protein L7ae-like protein: protein MSYEKVTQASDFIVGTKQTIKALQNGEVKELVVADDADPRVTGKVLQIAQERLVPITRVDSMKKLGKACGIDVGAATVAIKG from the coding sequence ATGTCTTATGAAAAAGTGACACAGGCTTCTGATTTTATCGTAGGAACTAAGCAAACCATTAAGGCTTTGCAAAACGGGGAAGTTAAAGAGCTCGTCGTTGCCGATGATGCTGACCCTCGTGTAACCGGTAAAGTATTACAGATTGCACAGGAAAGACTTGTCCCGATTACGAGAGTCGATTCCATGAAAAAGCTTGGCAAAGCTTGCGGAATTGATGTTGGAGCCGCAACTGTTGCGATAAAAGGATAA
- the rpsL gene encoding 30S ribosomal protein S12 encodes MPTINQLVRNGRESKGKKSDSPALNKGYNSFKKAQTNVSSPQKRGVCTRVGTMTPKKPNSALRKYARVRLTNGIEVTAYIPGIGHNLQEHSVVLIRGGRVKDLPGVRYHIVRGALDTAGVNNRMQGRSKYGTKRPKAAKK; translated from the coding sequence ATGCCTACAATTAATCAATTGGTTCGTAATGGCCGTGAGTCAAAAGGTAAAAAATCTGACTCTCCAGCTCTTAACAAAGGCTACAACAGCTTCAAAAAAGCTCAAACCAACGTTTCCTCTCCGCAAAAACGTGGAGTATGTACTCGTGTTGGTACGATGACACCGAAGAAACCGAACTCGGCTCTTCGTAAATACGCTCGTGTACGTTTAACTAACGGAATTGAAGTGACTGCTTACATCCCTGGGATCGGGCACAACCTTCAAGAGCATAGCGTAGTGTTGATCCGTGGCGGACGTGTAAAAGACTTACCAGGGGTACGTTACCACATCGTTCGTGGTGCGCTTGATACTGCTGGTGTTAACAACCGTATGCAAGGCCGTTCTAAATACGGAACTAAGCGTCCTAAAGCTGCTAAAAAGTAA
- the rpsG gene encoding 30S ribosomal protein S7 — MPRKGPVSRRDVLPDPIYKSKLVTRLINKIMIDGKRGVAQTILYNAFDIIKERTNTEPMEVFEQALKNIMPVLEVRARRVGGANYQVPVEVRPERRTTLGLRWLTNYARLRGEKTMEERLANEIMDAANNAGASVKKREDMHKMAEANKAFAHYRW, encoded by the coding sequence ATGCCTCGTAAAGGACCTGTATCTCGTCGTGATGTGTTACCTGATCCAATTTACAAGTCTAAACTTGTAACTCGTCTAATCAACAAAATTATGATTGACGGTAAAAGAGGAGTAGCACAAACCATTCTTTATAATGCATTTGACATTATCAAAGAACGTACAAACACAGAACCTATGGAAGTATTCGAACAAGCTCTTAAGAACATCATGCCTGTACTTGAAGTTCGTGCCCGCCGTGTTGGTGGAGCTAACTACCAAGTTCCAGTTGAAGTTCGCCCTGAGCGCCGTACGACTCTAGGACTTCGCTGGTTAACAAACTACGCTCGTCTTCGTGGGGAAAAGACAATGGAAGAACGTCTTGCTAACGAAATCATGGATGCTGCTAACAATGCTGGAGCATCAGTGAAGAAGCGTGAAGATATGCACAAAATGGCAGAAGCGAACAAAGCGTTTGCTCACTACCGCTGGTAA